In a single window of the Cytophagia bacterium CHB2 genome:
- a CDS encoding T9SS type A sorting domain-containing protein, which produces MSIRSKVGVAVTSVVLALCCAALPLAAQQKSLTRQFDPIVFDAVNTPLLLGLQIDSLTAYRYNAAGDQWIAIPFQIDKVDASGSFFGNETGPIDANDEVVFMPGDAGDRAPADKWLNDAGARQASRFELEVEDPLTPGQKAWVYLYRNVTNQPTVPGYMSYDRGASQNAGTDTVFGASYKVSHATNGLPNFTAVKQGNGAFSPNLIDRLKVRVNGVAAGLLPYSVNEQANLKFESLRFATGPVRGYRSLTDTLSVLFLNQTFSFEMQYFPYSSSIIFKNARIDSADATLYGINFIRQSLDLNENAAGMTRKFFNAQNAGGVTIDGVADNSIATGVVDNRVNWFMASQQAPGSNPMALLVLVTVPQIGNARSLYYKDDSAVDANDTGDQKSFGDFGLQVTGQRIQGQFSFDFTTFHLSDITNEAATGEQFKNWQETPVTVTALEQSVPSAVAGHGGDTPMTFGLYDAYPNPFAPQREAIRLSFSTGAAREGAQLLIYNLMGQEVMRFTGLAQLRSNAGRQQVSWDGVDRFGRAVPAGVYFYKLQAGNQVAVKKFVLVR; this is translated from the coding sequence ATGAGTATTCGCTCTAAGGTTGGAGTCGCCGTAACGTCCGTTGTGCTCGCGTTGTGTTGTGCGGCGTTGCCCCTGGCTGCGCAACAAAAATCGTTGACCCGCCAATTCGACCCCATCGTGTTTGACGCCGTCAATACGCCCCTTTTGTTAGGCTTGCAGATCGACTCGCTCACGGCCTATCGCTACAACGCCGCGGGCGATCAATGGATTGCGATTCCCTTTCAAATCGACAAAGTCGACGCCAGCGGCAGCTTCTTCGGCAATGAAACCGGACCCATCGACGCCAATGATGAAGTCGTATTCATGCCCGGTGACGCCGGCGACCGCGCACCCGCCGACAAATGGTTGAATGATGCTGGCGCACGCCAGGCCTCGCGTTTCGAGCTTGAAGTCGAGGATCCGCTGACCCCCGGGCAAAAAGCGTGGGTTTATCTTTATCGCAACGTCACGAATCAGCCCACGGTGCCAGGCTATATGAGTTATGATCGCGGCGCTTCACAAAACGCCGGCACGGATACCGTCTTTGGCGCGAGCTACAAAGTCTCGCACGCCACGAATGGCTTGCCCAACTTCACCGCCGTCAAGCAGGGCAATGGCGCCTTTTCGCCGAATTTGATCGATCGTTTGAAAGTGCGTGTCAATGGCGTGGCTGCCGGCCTTTTGCCCTACAGCGTTAATGAACAAGCCAATCTGAAGTTTGAGAGTTTGCGCTTTGCAACAGGCCCGGTGCGGGGATATCGCTCTCTGACGGATACGCTTTCGGTTTTATTCTTGAATCAAACGTTTTCGTTTGAAATGCAGTATTTCCCCTATTCGTCCAGCATTATTTTCAAGAACGCCCGCATCGACAGCGCGGATGCGACGCTGTACGGCATCAACTTTATCCGCCAGTCGCTCGATCTGAATGAAAACGCTGCCGGAATGACGCGCAAATTTTTCAATGCGCAAAACGCCGGCGGCGTTACGATCGATGGTGTCGCCGATAACAGCATTGCCACCGGCGTTGTCGACAATCGCGTCAATTGGTTCATGGCGTCGCAACAAGCGCCCGGCAGCAATCCCATGGCCCTGCTCGTGCTGGTCACCGTGCCTCAAATCGGCAATGCGCGCAGTTTATATTACAAAGATGACAGCGCCGTGGATGCCAATGATACCGGCGATCAAAAATCCTTCGGCGACTTTGGTTTGCAGGTCACGGGACAGCGCATTCAAGGCCAATTCAGTTTTGATTTCACGACCTTCCATTTGAGTGACATCACCAATGAAGCGGCCACCGGCGAGCAATTCAAAAATTGGCAGGAAACGCCGGTGACGGTTACGGCTCTCGAACAAAGTGTGCCGAGCGCCGTTGCCGGCCATGGCGGCGACACGCCGATGACGTTCGGATTGTATGACGCCTATCCCAATCCATTTGCGCCGCAACGCGAAGCGATTCGGTTGTCATTCAGCACCGGCGCAGCACGCGAGGGCGCGCAATTGTTGATTTATAATTTGATGGGCCAGGAAGTGATGCGTTTCACCGGCCTTGCGCAACTTCGCAGCAATGCCGGCCGCCAGCAAGTTTCCTGGGATGGCGTTGATCGTTTTGGCCGCGCCGTGCCTGCCGGCGTCTATTTTTACAAGCTGCAAGCCGGCAATCAAGTGGCAGTGAAGAAGTTTGTGCTGGTGCGCTAA